In one window of Micromonospora cathayae DNA:
- a CDS encoding alpha/beta hydrolase produces the protein MTAGRLRIMRGREWARPVRPARREVLSVLPELEQGRPPLLFVPGFGHGAWAFAEHWLEHAASRGFPAYAVSLRGHGGSEPAPDASLRAYVHDVTQVAAELPRQAVLVGHGAGALVVAHALARYPARAAVLVAPVFGGWSALGAAVRRNPVGTLPALWGGRLRLNRRQLFSAELPDAAARAHLARLGRAGRRAQWRLLFPGGLEPAVGRPPVLVLGSPDDRVVPAAALTRVARRYGSAPLLFPGMGHDVMLDARWREPVDALLDWLVKEPAPAVAALSR, from the coding sequence ATGACGGCGGGACGGCTGCGGATCATGCGGGGGCGGGAGTGGGCCCGACCGGTCCGGCCGGCCCGGCGGGAGGTGCTCAGCGTCCTGCCGGAGCTGGAGCAGGGGCGTCCACCGCTGCTGTTCGTGCCCGGCTTCGGGCACGGGGCGTGGGCGTTCGCCGAGCACTGGCTGGAACACGCGGCGTCCCGGGGCTTCCCGGCGTACGCGGTCAGTCTGCGCGGGCACGGCGGCAGCGAACCGGCGCCGGACGCGTCGCTGCGCGCGTACGTGCACGACGTGACCCAGGTGGCGGCGGAGCTGCCCCGGCAGGCGGTGCTGGTGGGGCACGGCGCGGGGGCGCTGGTGGTGGCGCACGCCCTGGCCCGTTACCCGGCGCGGGCCGCGGTGCTGGTGGCCCCGGTGTTCGGTGGCTGGTCGGCGCTCGGTGCTGCGGTGCGCCGCAACCCGGTGGGCACGCTCCCGGCGCTGTGGGGTGGCCGGCTGCGGTTGAACCGGCGGCAGTTGTTCAGCGCCGAGCTGCCGGACGCCGCCGCGCGGGCCCATCTGGCCCGGCTCGGCCGGGCCGGGCGGCGCGCCCAGTGGCGGCTGCTCTTTCCGGGTGGCCTGGAGCCGGCGGTGGGTCGGCCGCCGGTGCTGGTGCTGGGCAGCCCGGACGACCGGGTGGTGCCGGCGGCGGCGCTGACCCGGGTGGCCCGGCGGTACGGTTCGGCCCCGCTGCTCTTTCCCGGCATGGGGCACGACGTGATGCTCGACGCGCGGTGGCGGGAGCCGGTCGACGCGCTGCTCGACTGGCTGGTCAAGGAACCGGCTCCCGCCGTCGCGGCACTCAGCCGCTGA
- a CDS encoding flavin-containing monooxygenase, translated as MSISTDHGGPDDAPATSALGSDGRPVSDRGDTVCVIGAGASGLTAVKNLREHGFGVDCYERETGVGGAWNWRHDRSPVYASTHLISSRPFTQFPDFPMPDSWPDYPHHSQLLSYFERYADHFDLRQHIWFGTEVVRVEPVEGDRWDVTTRSTGGYGPERTSRYAAVVVANGHNWSPKLPGYEGLDGFRGETIHASAYQDPAQLRGKRVLVVGAGNTGCDIAVEAAQQAAACWHSTRRGYWYAPKYVLGRPADQVNDLLLWLRVPRRVRQWLYHRTMRLTVGDLTRFGLPAPDHRVYETHPIANSQLVYYVGHGAITPVPDVRRFHPYGVELTDGREIEPDLVVFATGYLPRFEFLDPRLVGDDAGEGRPTLYLNAFPKGYPTLAVVGLVQPDSGLFPISHWQSVLVARLLTLRQDRPERAAAFAAKVASAAGERYSGRVKDSSRHWFEVGHVDYLRAVQRALNDLEATK; from the coding sequence GTGTCCATCTCCACCGACCACGGCGGCCCCGACGACGCGCCGGCCACGTCCGCTCTCGGCTCCGACGGCCGCCCGGTCTCCGACCGGGGTGACACGGTCTGCGTGATCGGCGCCGGGGCGAGCGGGCTGACCGCGGTGAAGAACCTCCGGGAGCACGGCTTCGGCGTCGACTGCTACGAACGGGAGACCGGCGTCGGCGGGGCGTGGAACTGGCGGCACGACCGCAGCCCGGTCTACGCCAGCACCCACCTGATCTCGTCCCGGCCGTTCACCCAGTTCCCGGACTTCCCCATGCCCGACTCCTGGCCGGACTACCCGCACCACAGCCAGCTCCTGTCGTACTTCGAGCGGTACGCCGACCACTTCGACCTGCGCCAGCACATCTGGTTCGGCACCGAGGTGGTCCGGGTCGAGCCGGTCGAGGGGGACCGCTGGGACGTCACCACCCGCAGCACCGGCGGGTACGGCCCGGAACGCACCTCCCGGTACGCCGCGGTGGTCGTCGCCAACGGGCACAACTGGTCCCCGAAGCTGCCCGGGTACGAGGGGCTGGACGGGTTCCGGGGCGAGACCATCCACGCCTCCGCGTACCAGGACCCGGCGCAGTTGCGCGGCAAGCGGGTGCTGGTGGTGGGGGCCGGCAACACCGGCTGCGACATCGCGGTGGAGGCCGCCCAGCAGGCGGCGGCGTGCTGGCACTCCACCCGGCGTGGCTACTGGTACGCCCCGAAGTATGTGCTGGGCCGCCCCGCCGACCAGGTCAACGACCTGCTGCTGTGGCTGCGGGTGCCCCGGCGGGTCCGGCAGTGGCTCTACCACCGGACGATGCGGCTGACCGTCGGCGACCTGACCCGGTTCGGGCTGCCGGCACCGGACCACCGGGTCTACGAGACGCACCCGATCGCCAACAGCCAGCTCGTCTACTACGTCGGGCACGGCGCGATCACCCCGGTGCCGGACGTGCGACGCTTCCACCCGTACGGGGTGGAGCTGACCGACGGCCGGGAGATCGAACCAGACCTGGTGGTGTTCGCCACCGGCTACCTGCCCCGGTTCGAGTTCCTGGACCCGCGACTGGTCGGCGACGACGCCGGGGAGGGCCGACCCACCCTCTACCTGAACGCCTTCCCGAAGGGGTACCCGACGCTCGCGGTGGTCGGCCTGGTCCAGCCGGACTCGGGCCTGTTCCCCATCTCGCACTGGCAGTCGGTGCTGGTCGCCCGGCTGCTGACGCTGCGGCAGGACCGTCCGGAGCGGGCGGCGGCGTTCGCCGCGAAGGTCGCCTCGGCCGCCGGGGAACGCTACTCGGGGCGGGTGAAGGACAGCAGCCGGCACTGGTTCGAGGTGGGGCACGTCGACTACCTGCGCGCTGTGCAACGCGCCCTGAACGACCTGGAGGCCACCAAATGA
- a CDS encoding endonuclease/exonuclease/phosphatase family protein encodes MSIGGVPLRVVSYNVHAQRDDTATLAEVVRAARPDVVIVQEGPRRFRWRARCAALAESFGLVVGAGGLPALGNLILTNLRVRVADTYCERFPLTPGRHLRGAAFAECVVGGARFVVAGSHLATDPTERPGQAELLRKEIESARWPVIVGADLNEGPGGAAWRTIADGLTDTAVAADRADRLTYSCANPSRRIDAIFVDPRITVVDYDVVDTPQTRRASDHFPVLVDLLLPVTD; translated from the coding sequence GTGAGCATCGGGGGTGTGCCGCTGCGGGTGGTGTCGTACAACGTCCACGCCCAGCGGGACGACACGGCCACGCTGGCCGAGGTGGTCCGGGCCGCCCGCCCCGACGTGGTGATCGTGCAGGAAGGGCCGCGCCGGTTCCGCTGGCGGGCCAGGTGCGCCGCGCTGGCCGAGTCGTTCGGGCTGGTGGTCGGGGCCGGCGGGCTGCCCGCGCTGGGCAACCTGATCCTCACCAATCTGCGGGTGCGGGTGGCGGACACGTACTGCGAACGGTTCCCGCTCACCCCCGGCCGGCACCTGCGCGGCGCGGCGTTCGCCGAGTGCGTGGTCGGCGGGGCCCGGTTCGTGGTGGCCGGCTCGCACCTCGCCACCGACCCGACCGAACGTCCCGGGCAGGCGGAGCTGCTCCGCAAGGAGATCGAGTCGGCCCGCTGGCCGGTGATCGTCGGCGCGGACCTCAACGAGGGGCCGGGCGGGGCGGCCTGGCGGACCATCGCGGACGGGCTCACCGACACCGCGGTCGCCGCCGACCGGGCCGACCGGCTCACCTACTCGTGCGCCAACCCGAGCCGCCGGATCGACGCCATCTTCGTCGATCCCCGGATCACCGTGGTCGACTACGACGTGGTGGACACCCCGCAGACCCGGCGGGCCAGCGACCACTTCCCGGTCCTGGTCGACCTGCTGCTACCGGTGACCGACTGA
- a CDS encoding ROK family glucokinase, whose translation MAAVTLTIGVDVGGTKVAGGVVDDTGQVLVQARRDTPAEDVGKTRDVIIEVVTELAAGHRIDAVGIGAAGWIDATRSTVLFAPNLAWRDEPLRAYVSAAVGLPVIVENDGNVAAWAEFRYGAARHADDSMVMFTIGTGVGGGIVLGGALVRGAHGIAAELGHMLTVPDGHQCGCGRLGCIEQYASGNALVRFARAGARQEPQRATELLRLAGGDAEAITGPMVTAAAQSGDPVSSEAFAQIGRWLGTSLADMAQILDPQVLVVGGGVIEAGDLLLGPTRRSFADALAQRGRLPVAEVRPAELGNTAGVIGAADLARRI comes from the coding sequence GTGGCAGCGGTGACGCTGACCATCGGAGTCGACGTCGGTGGCACCAAGGTGGCCGGCGGTGTGGTCGACGACACCGGCCAGGTACTCGTGCAGGCCCGACGGGACACCCCCGCCGAGGACGTGGGCAAGACCCGGGACGTCATCATCGAGGTGGTCACCGAGCTGGCCGCCGGCCACCGGATCGACGCGGTCGGCATCGGCGCGGCCGGCTGGATCGACGCCACCCGCTCCACCGTGCTGTTCGCCCCCAACCTCGCCTGGCGGGACGAGCCGCTGCGGGCGTACGTCAGCGCCGCCGTCGGGCTGCCGGTGATCGTGGAGAACGACGGGAACGTGGCCGCCTGGGCGGAGTTCCGCTACGGCGCGGCCCGGCACGCCGACGACTCGATGGTCATGTTCACCATCGGCACCGGGGTCGGCGGCGGCATCGTCCTCGGCGGGGCCCTGGTCCGGGGCGCGCACGGCATCGCCGCCGAACTCGGCCACATGCTCACCGTCCCGGACGGCCACCAGTGCGGCTGCGGCCGGCTCGGCTGCATCGAGCAGTACGCCAGTGGCAACGCCCTGGTCCGGTTCGCCCGCGCCGGGGCCCGGCAGGAGCCGCAGCGGGCCACCGAACTGCTCCGGCTGGCCGGCGGGGACGCCGAGGCGATCACCGGTCCGATGGTCACCGCCGCCGCCCAGAGCGGCGACCCGGTCTCCTCCGAGGCGTTCGCCCAGATCGGCCGCTGGCTCGGCACCAGCCTCGCCGACATGGCGCAGATCCTCGACCCGCAGGTCCTCGTCGTCGGCGGGGGTGTGATCGAGGCCGGGGACCTGCTCCTCGGCCCCACCCGCCGGTCGTTCGCCGACGCGCTGGCCCAGCGCGGCCGGCTCCCGGTGGCCGAGGTACGCCCCGCCGAACTGGGCAACACCGCCGGCGTCATCGGTGCCGCCGACCTGGCCCGGCGGATCTAG
- a CDS encoding SRPBCC family protein — MADSSTQSITVGAPPERVVAVICDFPRYPEWTEAVRRVEVLEEYEDGYASQVRFTIDAGVMADEYVLEYAYAEDLSRIEWHLVAPSRMQRAQRGSYDVVGHPDGTSTVTYTLEVELSVGMLGMFRRKAEKMIMDTALKQLKHRVEAPGAAR; from the coding sequence ATGGCGGACTCCTCCACCCAGTCGATCACTGTCGGCGCGCCCCCGGAGCGGGTGGTCGCGGTCATCTGCGACTTCCCCCGTTACCCGGAGTGGACCGAGGCGGTGCGCCGGGTGGAGGTGCTCGAGGAGTACGAGGACGGCTACGCCAGTCAGGTCCGGTTCACCATCGACGCCGGGGTGATGGCCGACGAGTACGTGCTGGAGTACGCCTACGCCGAGGACCTCTCCCGGATCGAGTGGCACCTGGTCGCCCCGTCGCGGATGCAGCGCGCCCAGCGTGGCTCGTACGACGTGGTGGGCCACCCGGACGGCACCTCCACGGTGACCTACACCCTGGAGGTGGAACTCTCCGTCGGGATGCTCGGGATGTTCCGCCGCAAGGCCGAGAAGATGATCATGGACACCGCGTTGAAGCAGCTCAAGCACCGGGTAGAAGCACCCGGTGCGGCGCGCTGA
- a CDS encoding AMP-dependent synthetase/ligase yields MREFSVPPVVTVGDAANLTDPVWENAEKAPDAVQFARPVPAAGDAVRAWTDVTCVQFRDEVVAVARGLIAAGVTRGSRVGLMSRTRYEWTLFDYAIWSVGAVTVPIYETSSAEQAAWILSDSGAVACVVETNAHATLVAGVTDRLPELDRVWQIDLGAVDELVALGAPVDPREVERRRQEIRADDVATIIYTSGTTGRPKGCVLTHRNMYADIANAVPVLPNLFRPGASTLLFLPLAHSFARLIQIGVVHARATMAHCADTKNLVAELQEFRPTFVLSVPRVFEKVYNGARQKAEADGKGRIFDRAEAVAVAWSEAQDTPGGPGLRLRAQHAVFDRLVYRKLRAALGGRCRDAISGGAPLGARLGHFFRGIGVTILEGYGLTETSPAAAANLPDAIRIGTVGRPLPGVTIRIADDGEILIAGDLVFQEYWHNEQATAEVLEDGWFRTGDLGRLDSDGFLSITGRKKEIIVTAGGKNVAPAVLEDQVRAHPLVSQCVVVGDRQPFIAALVTLDEEALPKWREAAGLPATATLDELRENEALRAEIQRAVDTANQAVSKAEAIKVFRILPRDFTEASGELTPSLKVKRNVVHGNYAAEIAAIYER; encoded by the coding sequence GTGCGCGAGTTCTCCGTCCCGCCTGTCGTCACCGTCGGTGACGCGGCGAACCTCACCGACCCGGTCTGGGAGAACGCCGAGAAGGCGCCCGACGCGGTGCAGTTCGCCCGCCCGGTCCCGGCTGCCGGTGACGCGGTCCGGGCCTGGACGGACGTCACCTGCGTCCAGTTCCGTGACGAGGTGGTCGCGGTGGCCCGCGGCCTGATCGCGGCCGGTGTCACCCGGGGTTCCCGGGTCGGGCTGATGAGCCGGACCCGCTACGAGTGGACCCTGTTCGACTACGCCATCTGGTCGGTCGGCGCGGTGACCGTGCCGATCTACGAGACCTCCAGCGCCGAGCAGGCCGCCTGGATCCTCTCCGACTCCGGGGCGGTCGCCTGCGTGGTGGAGACCAACGCGCACGCCACCCTGGTCGCCGGGGTCACCGACCGGCTGCCCGAGCTGGACCGGGTCTGGCAGATCGACCTCGGCGCGGTGGACGAACTCGTCGCCCTCGGCGCGCCGGTCGACCCGCGGGAGGTCGAGCGCCGCCGGCAGGAGATCCGCGCCGACGACGTCGCCACCATCATCTACACCAGCGGCACCACCGGCCGCCCCAAGGGCTGCGTGCTGACCCACCGCAACATGTACGCCGACATCGCCAACGCGGTGCCGGTGCTGCCGAACCTCTTCCGCCCCGGCGCGTCGACCCTGCTGTTCCTGCCGCTGGCGCACTCCTTCGCCCGGCTCATCCAGATCGGCGTGGTGCACGCCCGGGCCACCATGGCGCACTGCGCCGACACGAAGAACCTGGTCGCCGAGTTGCAGGAGTTCCGGCCGACCTTCGTGCTCTCCGTACCCCGGGTCTTCGAGAAGGTCTACAACGGGGCCCGGCAGAAGGCCGAGGCCGACGGCAAGGGCCGGATCTTCGACCGGGCCGAGGCGGTCGCGGTGGCCTGGAGCGAGGCCCAGGACACCCCCGGCGGGCCGGGGCTGCGGCTACGGGCGCAGCACGCGGTCTTCGACCGGCTGGTCTACCGCAAGCTGCGGGCCGCCCTCGGCGGCCGGTGCCGGGACGCGATCTCCGGCGGCGCGCCGCTGGGCGCCCGGCTCGGGCACTTCTTCCGGGGCATCGGCGTGACCATCCTGGAGGGGTACGGGCTCACCGAGACCTCCCCGGCCGCCGCCGCCAACCTGCCGGACGCGATCCGGATCGGCACGGTCGGCCGGCCGCTGCCCGGGGTGACCATCCGGATCGCCGACGACGGGGAGATCCTCATCGCCGGTGACCTGGTCTTCCAGGAGTACTGGCACAACGAGCAGGCCACCGCCGAGGTGCTGGAGGACGGCTGGTTCCGCACCGGTGACCTGGGCCGGCTGGACAGCGACGGCTTCCTGAGCATCACCGGCCGGAAGAAGGAGATCATCGTGACCGCGGGCGGCAAGAACGTCGCCCCGGCGGTGCTGGAGGACCAGGTCCGGGCGCACCCGCTGGTCAGCCAGTGCGTGGTGGTCGGCGACCGGCAGCCGTTCATCGCCGCGCTGGTCACCCTGGACGAGGAGGCCCTGCCGAAGTGGCGGGAGGCGGCCGGGCTGCCGGCCACCGCCACCCTCGACGAGCTGCGGGAGAACGAGGCGCTGCGGGCCGAGATCCAGCGTGCGGTGGACACCGCCAACCAGGCGGTGTCGAAGGCCGAGGCGATCAAGGTGTTCCGGATCCTGCCCCGCGACTTCACCGAGGCCAGCGGTGAGCTGACCCCCTCGCTCAAGGTCAAACGCAACGTGGTGCACGGCAACTACGCGGCCGAGATCGCCGCCATCTACGAGCGCTGA
- a CDS encoding GAF domain-containing sensor histidine kinase gives MSASTARPRPRPLAATARVVMLALVAVLILIRTRDVDQLCWVALLAMAGLPTLLAPADRLLGPLGRTAEVVVLGLAASQVAAAGSSAAMAGMGASAVLPYLAVPVTVTALRRRFAEGAALLGVTAATLLVSGALTQVDGERQITQLGYLVVCAQWLILAGLGLYAASTLHRVMAVRPESKPQPYAEATRLLTQLRGVARQLPGATLDPGGISEHLLEELRTVTRADRAAVLSASGGGRLVVLAQVGVDRVDWETTLDADSAIADAWASQQPQTANRSQARSHRGGDVSALIVPLVAGVRTVGLVALEADVAQAYPAPVVERVTALTRPAALRLEAALLFDEVRSLATNEERQRLAREIHDGVAQELVMVGYGIDNALATVHDDAEETAESLRTLRGEVTRVIQELRLSLFELRSEVDRHGGLAAAIAEYARTVGASGGLRVHLSLDESTARLPAATEAELLRIAQEAVTNARKHAGAANLWVTCEVDPPYAQIEVSDDGQGIADQRPDGRYGLAIMAERAERIRGRLEIRPRQPSGTTVAVVLGTSPRRDNVRGSVSAGEGE, from the coding sequence GTGTCCGCCTCCACCGCCCGGCCCCGGCCCCGCCCGCTGGCCGCCACCGCCCGCGTGGTCATGCTCGCGCTGGTCGCCGTCCTCATCCTGATCCGTACCCGGGACGTCGACCAGCTCTGCTGGGTCGCCCTGCTGGCGATGGCCGGGTTGCCGACCCTGCTCGCCCCGGCCGACCGGCTGCTCGGCCCGCTCGGCCGGACCGCCGAGGTGGTGGTCCTGGGGTTGGCCGCCAGCCAGGTCGCCGCGGCCGGCAGCAGCGCGGCGATGGCCGGGATGGGCGCGTCGGCGGTGCTGCCGTACCTGGCCGTACCGGTCACCGTGACCGCGCTGCGCCGCCGGTTCGCCGAGGGCGCGGCGCTGCTCGGGGTCACCGCGGCCACCCTGCTGGTCAGCGGGGCGCTCACCCAGGTCGACGGGGAGCGGCAGATCACCCAGCTCGGCTACCTCGTGGTCTGCGCCCAGTGGCTGATCCTGGCCGGGCTCGGGCTGTACGCGGCCAGCACCCTGCACCGGGTGATGGCGGTCCGCCCCGAGAGCAAGCCCCAGCCGTACGCCGAGGCGACCCGGCTGCTCACCCAGCTGCGCGGGGTGGCCCGGCAACTGCCCGGGGCGACCCTGGACCCGGGCGGCATCTCCGAGCACCTGCTGGAGGAGCTGCGTACGGTCACCCGCGCCGACCGGGCGGCGGTGCTGTCGGCCAGCGGCGGCGGCCGGCTGGTGGTGCTCGCCCAGGTGGGCGTGGACCGGGTCGACTGGGAGACCACCCTCGACGCCGACTCGGCGATCGCCGACGCGTGGGCCAGCCAGCAGCCGCAGACCGCGAACCGTTCGCAGGCCCGCTCGCACCGGGGCGGCGACGTCTCGGCGCTGATCGTCCCGCTGGTCGCCGGGGTCCGCACCGTCGGGCTGGTGGCCCTGGAGGCGGACGTGGCGCAGGCGTACCCGGCCCCGGTGGTGGAGCGGGTGACCGCGCTGACCCGTCCGGCGGCGCTGCGGTTGGAGGCCGCGCTGCTCTTCGACGAGGTGCGCTCGCTGGCCACCAACGAGGAACGGCAGCGGCTGGCCCGGGAGATCCACGACGGGGTGGCCCAGGAGTTGGTGATGGTCGGTTACGGCATCGACAACGCCCTGGCCACCGTGCACGACGACGCCGAGGAGACCGCCGAGAGCCTGCGCACGTTGCGCGGCGAGGTGACCCGGGTGATCCAGGAGCTGCGGCTGAGCCTGTTCGAGCTGCGCAGCGAGGTGGACCGGCACGGCGGGCTGGCCGCGGCGATCGCCGAGTACGCCCGCACCGTCGGGGCGTCCGGCGGGCTGCGGGTGCACCTGTCGCTGGACGAGTCGACCGCCCGGCTGCCGGCCGCCACCGAGGCGGAACTGCTGCGCATCGCGCAGGAGGCGGTGACCAACGCCCGCAAGCACGCCGGCGCGGCGAACCTCTGGGTCACCTGCGAGGTGGACCCCCCGTACGCCCAGATCGAAGTGTCGGATGATGGTCAGGGCATCGCTGACCAGCGGCCCGACGGTCGGTACGGCCTTGCGATCATGGCGGAGAGGGCGGAACGTATCCGGGGCCGGTTGGAGATCCGTCCGCGCCAACCGAGCGGGACGACGGTGGCCGTGGTTCTCGGCACCTCGCCCCGACGCGATAACGTGCGCGGTAGCGTGAGCGCAGGAGAAGGGGAGTAA
- a CDS encoding response regulator transcription factor, translated as MTTSPIPATRTKVLLVDDHDLIRKGLRHAFERDRQFEVVGEAATAAEGVRQAGALQPDVVIMDLRLPDGSGLEATRALRKSSASMGIVVLTMYAGDDQLFGALEAGASAFVPKTAPADEVVAAARHAASSPSAFTAADLAEAMKRRLAPSGPQLSPREGQVLRLLADGMSVAGIAKQLFVSESTAKTHISKLYEKLGAANRAQALMTALRLGLLEAPDAPKF; from the coding sequence ATGACCACAAGTCCGATACCGGCCACCCGTACCAAGGTCCTCCTTGTGGACGATCATGACCTGATCCGTAAGGGTCTGCGGCACGCCTTCGAGCGGGACCGGCAGTTCGAGGTCGTCGGCGAGGCCGCCACCGCCGCCGAGGGGGTGCGTCAGGCCGGCGCGCTCCAGCCCGACGTGGTGATCATGGATCTGCGCCTGCCGGACGGCAGCGGCCTGGAGGCCACCCGGGCGCTGCGCAAGTCCAGCGCCTCGATGGGCATCGTCGTGCTCACCATGTACGCCGGCGACGACCAGCTGTTCGGGGCGCTGGAGGCCGGCGCGAGCGCGTTCGTGCCGAAGACCGCGCCGGCCGACGAGGTGGTGGCCGCCGCCCGGCACGCCGCCTCCTCCCCCAGCGCGTTCACCGCCGCCGACCTGGCCGAGGCGATGAAGCGCCGGCTGGCCCCGTCCGGCCCGCAGCTCTCCCCCCGCGAGGGCCAGGTGCTGCGGCTGCTCGCCGACGGGATGAGCGTGGCCGGCATCGCCAAGCAGCTCTTCGTCAGCGAGTCCACCGCCAAGACGCACATCTCGAAGCTGTACGAGAAGCTCGGCGCGGCCAACCGGGCCCAGGCCCTGATGACCGCCCTGCGGTTGGGTCTGCTGGAGGCCCCGGACGCCCCCAAGTTCTGA
- a CDS encoding SAM-dependent methyltransferase: MRPDWAPDIIDVERPSVARMYDYYLGGSHNFAADRAAAAAMMAAVPEAPLMAQANRAFMRRAVHFLAEAGVRQFLDIGSGIPTVGNVHEIARQVAPDSRVVYVDVDPVAVAHSREILAHQDGATVLQEDFRRPEHILAHPDLRALLDLSQPVALMIVAVLHFVPDHDRPVEMLRTLREALAPGSYLVLSQASDDGQFGGDARGDAERVYRNTDNPLVLRDRAELSALFAGFELVEPGLVWVPQWRPDAPDQAEDAARSGFLGGVGRLGG; encoded by the coding sequence ATGCGACCGGACTGGGCACCCGACATCATCGACGTCGAGCGCCCCAGCGTGGCCCGCATGTACGACTACTACCTCGGCGGCTCGCACAACTTCGCCGCCGACCGGGCCGCCGCCGCGGCGATGATGGCCGCCGTGCCGGAGGCCCCGCTGATGGCCCAGGCGAACCGGGCCTTCATGCGGCGGGCGGTGCACTTCCTCGCCGAGGCGGGCGTCCGGCAGTTCCTGGACATCGGCTCGGGGATTCCCACCGTCGGCAACGTGCACGAGATCGCCCGGCAGGTCGCGCCGGACTCCCGGGTGGTCTACGTGGACGTCGACCCGGTCGCGGTCGCGCACAGCCGGGAGATCCTCGCCCACCAGGACGGCGCCACCGTCCTCCAGGAGGACTTCCGCCGCCCGGAGCACATCCTGGCGCATCCCGACCTGCGTGCCCTGCTCGACCTCTCCCAGCCGGTCGCCCTGATGATCGTGGCGGTGCTGCACTTCGTCCCCGACCACGACCGTCCCGTCGAGATGCTGCGCACCCTGCGCGAGGCCCTCGCGCCCGGCAGCTACCTGGTGCTCTCCCAGGCCAGCGACGACGGCCAGTTCGGCGGCGACGCCCGGGGCGACGCCGAACGGGTCTACCGCAACACCGACAATCCGCTCGTGCTGCGCGACCGGGCCGAGTTGTCCGCGCTGTTCGCCGGCTTCGAGCTGGTCGAGCCGGGCCTGGTGTGGGTGCCGCAGTGGCGACCGGACGCGCCGGACCAGGCCGAGGACGCCGCCCGGTCGGGCTTCCTGGGCGGGGTGGGGCGGCTCGGTGGATGA